Proteins encoded together in one Quercus lobata isolate SW786 chromosome 3, ValleyOak3.0 Primary Assembly, whole genome shotgun sequence window:
- the LOC115980545 gene encoding receptor-like protein 43, with the protein MLALIDPFAHPKTRSWKLEGVNEDCCSWEGVECNEDTGHMIGLDLSSSCLYGSILPWSPTAAFYALFNFKGLILLITTSTSPRCRLSRLTYLNLSNSLFSGNIPSKFSDLSKLTSLDLSYNSRLHLRSLKDLVQNLTGLKDLRLRVTFNEDLAGSLPEFYFSSPLKILWLWDTAFSGKLPASIGNLDSLKELYIGVGNFWGSTPPSIGNLTRLTTLLSGSIPDSFGNLTQLTHLGLSQNFIRILDLRFNKLQALPQIPPPATTVYLVANNMIQEQIPSQICSLSSLYSIDLSNNKFRGILPDCLRNFSSSLSILNLRGNIFHGVIPQLCAKGSIIKMTDLSQNQFTGILPRSLSNCGMLEILNLGSNQLKDVFPSWLGTLPELSVLILRHNGFHGVVGSPTTMFEAPKLHILDLSATKFTGPIPYGKQFNTFDTSSFDGNLGLCGYPLSKKCENLEPAALPTSNIEEDQDSWFHIEFDWIIVLMGYGSGGLVIGVVVGIIVLKKKQHWFVRTWKRQLC; encoded by the exons ATGCTTGCATTGATTGATCCATTTGCTCATCCTAAGACTAGGTCTTGGAAACTAGAAGGGGTGAACGAAGATTGCTGCTCATGGGAAGGCGTTGAGTGCAACGAGGACACAGGTCATATGATTGGCCTTGACCTCAGTAGCAGTTGTCTCTATGGTTCCATACTTCCATGGTCTCCAACAGCAGCCTTTTACGCCTTGTTCAACTTCAAAGGCTTAATCTTGCTGATAACGACTTCAACTTCTCCCAGATGCCGTCTTTCTCGTTTAACATATCTCAACCTCTCCAATTCATTGTTCTCTGGCAACATTCCATCAAAGTTCTCAGACCTTTCCAAGTTAACATCCCTTGATTTGTCATATAATTCTAGGCTACATCTAAGAAGCCTAAAGGATTTAGTTCAAAACTTAACCGGCCTAAAAGATCTACGTCTCAG GGTGACTTTCAATGAAGATCTCGCGGGTTCTTTGCCAGAATTCTACTTTAGCAGCCCTCTTAAAATCTTATGGCTTTGGGATACTGCTTTCTCTGGGAAACTGCCGGCTTCAATTGGAAACCTTGATTCCTTGAAAGAACTGTACATTGGGGTCGGTAATTTCTGGGGTAGCACTCCACCTTCAATTGGTAACCTTACAAGACTCACTACTTTG TTATCAGGATCAATTCCAGATTCATTTGGTAACCTTACTCAACTTACTCATCTAGGCCTTTCCCAAAACTTTATCAGA ATTTTGGACCTTAGGTTCAACAAGCTACAAGCGTTACCCCAAATTCCACCGCCAGCCACTACGGTTTATTTGGTTGCAAACAACATGATTCAAGAACAAATTCCATCACAGATCTGTAGCCTTAGTTCTCTGTATTCCATTGACTTGTCCAACAACAAATTCAGAGGCATACTTCCTGATTGTTTGAGAAACTTCAGTAGCTCGTTGAGCATATTGAATCTTCGAGGCAACATTTTTCATGGTGTGATTCCTCAACTATGTGCAAAGGGAAGTATAATAAAGATGACTGACTTGAGCCAAAATCAATTCACAGGGATTCTTCCAAGATCATTGTCAAATTGTGGAATGCTAGAGATTTTGAATCTTGGAAGCAATCAGTTGAAAGATGTTTTCCCTTCATGGTTGGGAACACTTCCTGAACTAAGCGTACTTATTCTGCGACATAATGGATTCCATGGGGTGGTGGGGAGTCCTACAACAATGTTTGAAGCTCCCAAGTTGCACATTCTTGATCTCTCCGCAACTAAATTTACAG GACCTATACCATATGGTAAACAGTTTAATACATTTGACACTAGTTCATTTGATGGAAATTTGGGATTATGTGGATATCCATTGTCAAAGAAGTGTGAAAATCTTGAGCCTGCTGCTCTACCCACTTCAAACATtgaagaagatcaagactcatggTTTCACATTGAATTTGATTGGATAATAGTCCTAATGGGATATGGTAGTGGCGGGCTTGTAATTGGGGTGGTTGTTGGAATCATTGTGTTAAAGAAGAAGCAACATTGGTTTGTAAGAACTTGGAAGAGGCAACTTTGTTAG
- the LOC115980544 gene encoding receptor-like protein 7: protein MASFFCYLMSIRLLFLLSLLHEIATNCSASSQPLCHDDESYALLQFKESFPRNVNDCNDPFAYPKIESWKMEGVDKDCCLWDGVECDKNTGHVIGLDLSSSCLYGSLASNNSLFSLVYLQRLNLASNYFSFSRIPSELSQLSRLTYLNLSNSSFSGQIPSQFSELSKLTSLDLSYNSMLHLVSLKGLVQNLTSLTDLRLSYVQTSSPMPEIFSNLLGLTTLHLIGCRLHGDFPVGVFKLPKLEDLRVSENQDLMGYLPEFYSSSPLRILWLQRTNFSGELPASIGNLESLNILSIGSCNFFGRIPPSLGNLTQLIALKLSYNSFTGQIPSSLSNLVSLNYLDFSYSQLTGPFPSVFANLTQLTFLKLSLSLIRSSGPSSLSWLSKLSKLTSLSLQAINLTMEIPSSLSNLTKLSFLDMGLNQLNGQLPSWLSNLTQLTVFSLPFNKLQGPIPNSIFELEKVEELNFYSNNLSGTLTLDMFLKIKSLTKLVLSLNNISFLTKTNTNVTHNKFEVLALGSCNLSHFPDFLKNQDRLQGLDLSYNNIHGQVPNWVWDTSKETLMYLNLSHNFLIGFGQHLVNFPWPQLHILDLSFNKIQALPPIPLPSIFVYSVANNLLEGEISPWICNLSSLYSLDLSNNKFRGILPHCLCNVSNTLSILNLRGNGFHGTIPQLCAKGSRVKMIDLSQNQFEGVLPRSLSNCEMLEILNLGSNRLNDVFPSWLGTLPKLRILILRHNGFYDVVGSPTTMFAFPKLHILDLSDNKLTGKLPFEYFRNRKSMEKVDANSFTYMQASTIVLLAGYNVPEYYPYSMTIINKGKETIYPKILEVFAAIDLSSNTFNGKIPEFIGDLNGFQLLNLSNNNLIGHIPISLGNLTTLESLDLSQNKLLGQIPWQLTQLTFLESFNVSHNQLTGPIPHGKQFDTFDNSSFDENSGLCGSPLSKKCEDLEPSPLPTASIEEGQDSWFHIEFDWKIIMMGYGSGLVIGVVVGNIVTEKFGRTRKRQHKRGRHRLY, encoded by the coding sequence ATGGCATCATTCTTCTGTTACTTGATGTCCATACGCTTGCTTTTTTTACTTTCACTGTTGCATGAAATTGCCACAAACTGTTCTGCTTCTAGTCAGCCTCTCTGCCATGATGATGAGAGCTATGCCTTGTTGCAATTCAAAGAAAGCTTTCCAAGGAACGTGAATGATTGCAATGATCCTTTTGCTTATCCTAAGATTGAATCTTGGAAAATGGAAGGGGTGGACAAAGATTGCTGCTTGTGGGATGGTGTTGAGTGCGACAAGAACACAGGTCATGTGATTGGCCTTGACCTCAGTAGCAGCTGTCTCTATGGTTCTTTGGCCTCCAACAACAGCCTCTTTAGTCTTGTTTATCTTCAAAGGCTTAATCTTGCTTCTAACTACTTTAGCTTCTCCCGCATCCCGTCAGAATTGAGCCAACTTTCTAGGTTGACATATCTCAACCTATCCAATTCATCTTTTTCTGGCCAAATTCCATCACAATTTTCAGAACTTTCCAAGTTAACATCCCTTGATCTGTCATATAATTCTATGTTACATCTCGTAAGTCTAAAAGGTTTAGTTCAAAACTTAACCAGCCTGACAGATTTACGTCTCAGTTACGTTCAAACATCATCTCCAATGCCTGAAATCTTTTCGAATCTCTTGGGCTTGACAACACTCCATTTGATTGGTTGCAGATTGCATGGAGATTTTCCTGTTGGAGTTTTTAAGCTACCGAAGCTAGAGGATCTCAGGGTGAGTGAAAACCAAGATCTCATGGGCTATTTGCCTGAATTCTACTCTAGCAGCCCTCTTAGAATTTTATGGCTCCAGCGTACTAATTTTTCTGGGGAACTACCAGCTTCAATTGGAAACCTTGAGTCCTTGAATATACTCTCGATTGGGAGTTGTAATTTCTTTGGTCGCATTCCACCTTCCCTTGGTAACCTTACTCAACTTATTGCTTTGAAGCTTTCATATAACTCTTTTACAGGTCAAATACCTTCCTCATTATCAAATCTTGTTTCCTTGAATTATTTGGATTTCTCATACAGTCAGTTAACAGGACCATTTCCATCTGTCTTTGCTAATCTTACACAACTCACATTTCTAAAGCTTTCCCTTAGCCTTATTAGAAGCTCAGGCCCTTCTTCCTTGTCTTGGCTAAGTAAGTTAAGCAAACTTACTTCTTTGTCCCTTCAAGCAATCAATTTAACAATGGAGATCCCATCGTCCTTGTCAAATCTGACCAAACTTAGTTTTTTGGACATGGGCCTTAATCAATTAAATGGTCAACTCCCTTCTTGGCTTTCCAATCTAACTCAGTTGACTGTGTTTAGCCTTCCGTTCAATAAATTACAAGGCCCAATTCCAAACTCAATTTTTGAACTTGAGAAAGTTGAAGAGCTTAATTTTTACTCAAACAATTTGAGTGGCACACTCACTCTCGACATGTTTCTTAAGATCAAAAGTTTAACCAAATTGGTTTTATCACTTAACAATATATCATTCCTCACCAAAACCAATACCAATGTTACTCATAATAAGTTTGAGGTTTTAGCATTGGGTTCATGCAACTTGAGCCATTTCCCAGATTTCTTAAAAAACCAAGACCGATTGCAAGGGCTAGACCTATCCTATAATAATATTCATGGCCAAGTACCCAATTGGGTGTGGGACACAAGTAAAGAAACTTTGATGTATCTGAACTTGTCTCACAACTTTTTAATAGGCTTTGGCCAGCATCTAGTCAATTTTCCATGGCCTCAACTACATATTTTGGATCTTAGCTTCAACAAGATACAAGCACTACCCCCAATTCCACTGCCATCCATCTTTGTTTATTCCGTTGCAAACAACTTGCTTGAAGGAGAAATTTCACCATGGATTTGTAACCTTAGTTCTCTTTATTCCCTTGATTTGTCAAATAACAAGTTCAGAGGCATACTTCCTCATTGTTTGTGCAACGTCAGCAACACTTTGAGTATATTGAATCTTCGGGGCAATGGTTTTCATGGGACGATTCCTCAATTATGTGCAAAGGGAAGTAGAGTGAAGATGATTGACTTGAGCCAAAATCAGTTCGAGGGGGTTCTACCAAGATCATTATCAAATTGTGAAATGCTAGAGATTCTAAATCTTGGAAGCAATCGGCTCAATGATGTTTTTCCCTCTTGGCTGGGTACTCTTCCAAAACTAAGGATACTTATTCTACGACATAATGGATTCTATGATGTAGTGGGGAGTCCTACAACCATGTTTGCATTTCCAAAATTGCACATTCTTGATCTCTCTGACAATAAACTTACAGGTAAGTTGCCATTTGAATACTTCAGAAATCGTAAGAGTATGGAGAAAGTTGATGCAAATAGCTTCACATATATGCAAGCATCTACAATTGTATTGCTGGCGGGTTATAATGTGCCTGAATATTACCCTTACTCGATGACAATAATAAACAAAGGTAAGGAGACAATATATCCAAAGATATTGGAAGTCTTTGCAGCTATTGATCTTTCAAGCAACACATTCAATGGAAAGATTCCAGAATTTATTGGGGATCTAAATGGGTTCCAATTGCTTAACCTTTCCAACAATAATCTCATTGGCCATATCCCAATTTCTTTGGGAAACTTGACAACATTGGAATCACTTGACCTTTCTCAAAATAAGCTTTTAGGACAGATACCTTGGCAACTAACACAACTTACTTTCCTTGAATCCTTCAATGTCTCACATAACCAACTTACAGGGCCTATACCGCATGGTAAACAGTTTGATACATTTGATAATAGTTCTTTCGACGAAAATTCAGGATTGTGTGGAAGTCCATTGTCAAAGAAATGTGAAGATCTTGAGCCTTCACCTCTACCCACTGCAAGCATTGAAGAAGGGCAAGACTCATGGTTTCACATTGAATTTGACTGGAAAATAATCATGATGGGATATGGTAGTGGACTTGTAATTGGAGTTGTTGTTGGAAACATTGTGACTGAGAAGTTTGGAAGAACTAGGAAGAGGCAACACAAAAGGGGAAGGCATCGACTTTATTag